A region of Desulfuromonas sp. TF DNA encodes the following proteins:
- a CDS encoding zinc ribbon domain-containing protein — MQEQMELLKELQEIDQELSKVRQSGKELETERSALNADVERVQGMVDSLAADCEALRNQRRELTQSLVLEQENVKKAEGRLPTIKTQKEYVAVLKEIDTAKKMNKDIEDQIRAKDGEIEVLKKEQEEKEGELASLREKVDSRDGEIAAVLAEYAQTEAEKGNQRDALLKDLPVQLRKRYQLLFDRRGGMAVVEARNGACLGCNMHLPPQLFNSLFQTQEIQSCPHCNRLLFVSSNG, encoded by the coding sequence GTGCAAGAACAGATGGAGCTGCTCAAGGAGCTGCAGGAAATCGATCAGGAACTGAGCAAGGTCCGCCAGAGCGGGAAGGAACTGGAGACCGAACGATCGGCGCTGAATGCCGATGTCGAGCGCGTTCAGGGCATGGTCGACAGCCTGGCGGCGGACTGCGAAGCTCTCAGGAACCAGCGCCGCGAGCTGACTCAATCCCTGGTCCTGGAGCAGGAGAACGTAAAAAAGGCCGAGGGCCGGCTCCCGACGATCAAGACGCAGAAGGAATATGTGGCGGTACTCAAGGAAATCGATACTGCCAAGAAGATGAACAAGGACATCGAAGACCAGATCCGGGCCAAGGACGGAGAGATCGAGGTTCTGAAAAAGGAACAGGAGGAAAAGGAAGGGGAGCTGGCCTCCCTCCGGGAGAAAGTCGATTCCCGCGATGGCGAAATCGCCGCCGTCCTTGCCGAATACGCTCAGACGGAGGCCGAAAAAGGGAATCAGCGGGACGCCCTGCTGAAGGACCTGCCGGTGCAGCTGCGCAAGCGCTATCAGCTCCTCTTCGACCGCCGCGGCGGGATGGCCGTGGTCGAGGCCAGGAACGGCGCCTGCCTCGGGTGCAACATGCATCTCCCCCCCCAGCTGTTCAACAGCCTCTTCCAGACCCAGGAGATCCAGAGCTGCCCCCACTGCAACCGTCTGCTCTTTGTCAGCTCCAACGGTTGA
- a CDS encoding Nif3-like dinuclear metal center hexameric protein: protein MKKERIARIHDLLGLVNTLYPPALAEEWDNAGLQAGDTGAELNRVLLCLDPSGQALDAAREAGAQAILTHHPLIFHPLKNLTPGDETGRILFRAVREGVAVLCAHTNLDRAAPGLNDWLAERLGLSEISPLAADRGGDLLKLVVFVPRGYEEAVADALFKGGAGKVGNYDRCSFAATGIGTFRPGTGTEPFLGRQGETERVGEIRLETILPREAKGKVVEKMLRAHPYEEVAYDLIPLANRRPHVGLGRIGRLAQPVTLGDFAGEVKAALGAGSLRLVGDLARTVAKVAVCGGSGASLLGEAVRQGADVLVTGDLKYHDARSAEGRGMALIDAGHFATERLMIQGMAAALREETERRGLNIEFIEMEGEEDPFKTI from the coding sequence ATGAAAAAAGAACGCATCGCCCGCATCCATGACCTGCTCGGTCTGGTCAACACCCTTTATCCCCCGGCCCTGGCCGAAGAGTGGGACAATGCAGGACTCCAGGCCGGGGACACCGGTGCCGAACTGAACCGGGTGCTCCTCTGCCTCGATCCCTCCGGACAGGCTCTCGATGCGGCCCGCGAAGCCGGAGCCCAGGCCATTCTTACCCATCACCCGCTGATTTTCCACCCTCTTAAGAACCTCACCCCCGGCGACGAAACCGGCCGGATACTCTTCCGCGCCGTCCGGGAGGGCGTGGCGGTCCTCTGCGCGCACACCAACCTCGACCGGGCGGCGCCGGGTCTGAACGACTGGCTGGCCGAACGGCTGGGGCTGTCGGAAATTTCCCCCCTGGCTGCCGACCGCGGCGGAGACCTGCTCAAACTGGTAGTTTTCGTTCCGAGAGGATATGAGGAGGCGGTCGCCGATGCTCTCTTTAAAGGGGGAGCGGGAAAGGTGGGGAATTATGATCGCTGCTCTTTTGCCGCAACGGGAATCGGAACGTTCCGCCCCGGCACCGGGACTGAACCTTTTCTCGGCCGCCAGGGAGAGACGGAGCGGGTGGGCGAAATCCGCCTCGAGACCATACTCCCCCGCGAAGCGAAAGGGAAGGTCGTGGAGAAGATGCTGCGGGCGCACCCTTATGAGGAAGTGGCCTATGACCTGATCCCTCTGGCCAATCGCCGGCCGCATGTCGGATTGGGGCGGATCGGCCGCCTGGCGCAGCCTGTCACCCTGGGCGATTTCGCCGGGGAGGTGAAGGCGGCTCTCGGCGCCGGCTCCCTGCGCCTGGTGGGGGATCTCGCACGTACGGTGGCCAAAGTGGCCGTCTGTGGCGGCAGCGGAGCATCGCTTCTGGGAGAGGCAGTCCGGCAGGGGGCCGACGTCCTGGTTACCGGCGACCTCAAGTACCACGACGCGCGAAGCGCCGAGGGCCGGGGGATGGCTCTCATCGACGCCGGTCATTTCGCCACCGAGCGGCTTATGATTCAGGGGATGGCGGCGGCTCTTCGCGAAGAAACCGAACGGCGGGGACTGAATATCGAATTTATCGAGATGGAGGGGGAGGAAGATCCGTTCAAGACGATCTGA